In Nerophis lumbriciformis linkage group LG04, RoL_Nlum_v2.1, whole genome shotgun sequence, a single window of DNA contains:
- the LOC133599523 gene encoding uncharacterized protein isoform X1, with protein MLYSSGLKGYDKDSVVNITVSTNIIPGWLMSEDWSSDDCGEVTNTYVENTDVCKAKCWECGKRYCSLYSLISHYTSHNIAATCNICKVTFQRLTSLSLHLENVHSPPLCMKCRRGFGSVWELNKHAESLCARPKRQRTCLVESSQKERTLKVESSQEERTYEDESSQEGRTYKVESLQEARTYKDVSLQKKRTYEDESSQEERTYKVKSSQNQRTIKVESSEERTFKVKSLQEQKTYEDKSSQEERTYKVESSLEVRTFKGEHLQEGRPYVLESSQEERTQLDENSQEQKTYKVESSQEQITHLEESSQEERTYEVHSSQEERTYKVESSLEVRTFKVERLQEQRTYEDESSQEQITHLDESSQEERTYKVESSQEERTYKVESSQEERTYKVESSQEEITHLVESSQEEITHLVESSQEERTHLDESSQVQRTYIEEWDMQSSERPETSGHSVEYTLGDWDLGKPIESDEFSTDESTSTASENEDNYDDAAYAKRAESYRNDSESDSSSTDSCYAAETPASSTPKADPPGNDVSMCNECGRGPFRSLKLHRLHCSRVKVKYMCSRCKALFPSEASLSEHYIPLCSCDDCGQVFTNRDSRHQHPCSNRGSSRLIYFCSESMPKACSICKSFFVNEKSLLNHVTRVHTSVVSTKLCIVTGRTNKKPDVSAAAASGSEPLAPTLLASSSDPACQIPNLFKHVVNGKLSTSTVLVKKTSLVTSVQGLDKGSVPGILAVFQNQSQAASLTQHMTKGWRSKPSHPCRQCGTVLRQPYLAISHRYLHRGRRLHRCQCGRAFKHRLHLLRHCVQHAEAKSYICVNCGNTFAGARHFAKHMRGKTRKKRRAKCKMPFECGCGQLFYRPSAYIWHQLKNNVKSRRLTKRGK; from the exons ATGCTTTATTCTTCCGGTTTGAAAGGCTACGACAAGGACTCCGTCGTCAACATTACGGTGTCCACAAAT ATCATTCCTGGTTGGCTTATGTCTGAGGACTGGAGCAGTGATGACTGCGGTGAAGTCACAAATACGTATGTGGAGAATACCGATGTGTGCAAAGCCAAATGTTGGGAGTGTGGTAAACGCTACTGCAGTTTGTACAGCCTGATCTCCCACTACACCAGCCACAACATTGCGGCCACCTGCAACATCTGCAAGGTGACGTTCCAGCGTCTGACGTCGCTTTCCTTACACCTGGAAAACGTGCACTCGCCGCCTCTGTGCATGAAGTGCCGCCGCGGCTTCGGCAGCGTGTGGGAACTGAACAAGCACGCAGAGTCACTTTGTGCACGCCCAAAACGGCAGAGAACTTGCCTAGTCGAAAGCTCACAGAAGGAGAGAACATTGAAAGTCGAAAGCTCACAGGAGGAGAGAACATACGAAGACGAAAGCTCACAGGAGGGGAGGACATACAAAGTTGAAAGCTTACAGGAGGCGAGAACATACAAAGACGTAAGCTTACAGAAGAAAAGAACATACGAAGACGAAAGCTCTCAGGAGGAGAGAACATACAAAGTCAAAAGCTCACAGAATCAAAGGACAATCAAAGTTGAAAGCTCAGAGGAAAGAACATTCAAAGTCAAAAGCTTACAGGAGCAAAAAACATACGAAGACAAAAGCTCACAGGAGGAAAGGACATACAAAGTTGAAAGCTCACTGGAGGTGAGAACTTTCAAAGGCGAACACTTACAGGAGGGAAGACCATACGTACTTGAAAGCTCACAGGAGGAGAGAACACAATTGGACGAAAACTCACAGGAGCAAAAAACATATAAGGTCGAAAGCTCACAGGAGCAGATAACACACTTAGAAGAAAGCTCACAGGAGGAGAGAACATACGAAGTCCATAGCTCACAGGAGGAAAGGACGTACAAAGTTGAAAGCTCACTGGAGGTGAGAACTTTCAAAGTCGAACGCTTACAGGAGCAAAGAACATACGAAGACGAAAGCTCACAGGAGCAGATAACACATTTAGACGAAAGCTCACAGGAGGAGAGAACGTACAAAGTGGAAAGCTCACAGGAGGAGAGGACGTACAAAGTGGAAAGCTCACAGGAGGAGAGGACGTACAAAGTGGAAAGCTCACAGGAGGAGATAACACACTTAGTGGAAAGCTCACAGGAGGAGATAACACACTTAGTGGAAAGCTCACAGGAGGAGAGAACACACTTGGACGAAAGCTCACAGGTGCAAAGAACATACATAGAAGAGTGGGACATGCAGTCATCAGAGAGGCCGGAGACATCAGGACACAGCGTTGAGTACACTCTGGGAGACTGGGACCTGGGGAAGCCCATTGAGTCCGATGAATTCAGCACAGATGAGTCGACAAGCACTGCCTCCGAGAACGAGGACAATTACGACGACGCAGCTTATGCCAAAAGAGCAGAAAGTTATCGCAATGACTCAGAATCTGACTCGAGTTCCACCGATTCCTGCTATGCCGCCGAGACTCCAGCTTCCAGCACACCCAAGGCCGACCCGCCGGGTAACGACGTCTCCATGTGCAACGAGTGCGGCCGAGGACCCTTCAGGTCTTTGAAGCTGCACCGGCTGCACTGCAGTCGTGTCAAAGTCAAATACATGTGCTCCCGCTGCAAGGCGCTCTTCCCCAGCGAAGCGTCTCTCTCGGAACACTACATCCCGCTGTGCTCCTGTGACGACTGCGGCCAGGTGTTCACCAACCGGGACTCCCGCCATCAACATCCGTGCTCCAACAGAGGCAGCTCGCGTCTGATATACTTTTGTTCCGAGTCCATGCCCAAAGCATGTTCCATATGCAAATCTTTCTTTGTCAATGAAAAGAGCTTGTTAAACCACGTCACCAGAGTGCACACGTCAGTTGTCAGCACCAAGTTGTGCATCGTCACGGGGCGGACAAACAAAAAGCCGGACGTCTCCGCAGCGGCCGCGAGTGGTTCTGAGCCCCTTGCTCCAACGCTTCTGGCGTCGAGCAGCGACCCCGCGTGTCAGATCCCTAATTTGTTCAAGCATGTGGTTAACGGCAAGCTTTCCACCTCCACGGTGCTGGTCAAGAAGACTTCTCTTGTCACTTCAGTACAAGGACTGGACAAGGGCTCCGTCCCTGGGATTCTGGCCGTGTTCCAGAACCAAAGCCAGGCGGCGTCTTTGACCCAGCACATGACTAAGGGATGGCGCTCCAAGCCGTCCCACCCCTGCAGGCAATGCGGCACCGTCCTGAGGCAGCCTTACCTCGCCATCAGCCACCGCTACCTCCACCGGGGCCGCCGCCTGCACCGGTGTCAGTGCGGCCGGGCCTTTAAGCACCGGCTGCACCTCCTGCGACACTGCGTGCAGCACGCGGAGGCCAAGAGCTACATCTGCGTCAACTGCGGCAACACCTTCGCGGGAGCCAGACACTTCGCGAAGCACATGAGGGGCAAAACGCGGAAGAAACGTCGGGCAAAGTGCAAAATGCCCTTCGAGTGCGGCTGCGGACAACTGTTTTATCGGCCCTCCGCTTACATCTGGCATCAGCTTAAAAACAATGTGAAAAGCAGACGTTTGACAAAAAGGGGGAAATGA
- the LOC133599523 gene encoding uncharacterized protein isoform X2: protein MSEDWSSDDCGEVTNTYVENTDVCKAKCWECGKRYCSLYSLISHYTSHNIAATCNICKVTFQRLTSLSLHLENVHSPPLCMKCRRGFGSVWELNKHAESLCARPKRQRTCLVESSQKERTLKVESSQEERTYEDESSQEGRTYKVESLQEARTYKDVSLQKKRTYEDESSQEERTYKVKSSQNQRTIKVESSEERTFKVKSLQEQKTYEDKSSQEERTYKVESSLEVRTFKGEHLQEGRPYVLESSQEERTQLDENSQEQKTYKVESSQEQITHLEESSQEERTYEVHSSQEERTYKVESSLEVRTFKVERLQEQRTYEDESSQEQITHLDESSQEERTYKVESSQEERTYKVESSQEERTYKVESSQEEITHLVESSQEEITHLVESSQEERTHLDESSQVQRTYIEEWDMQSSERPETSGHSVEYTLGDWDLGKPIESDEFSTDESTSTASENEDNYDDAAYAKRAESYRNDSESDSSSTDSCYAAETPASSTPKADPPGNDVSMCNECGRGPFRSLKLHRLHCSRVKVKYMCSRCKALFPSEASLSEHYIPLCSCDDCGQVFTNRDSRHQHPCSNRGSSRLIYFCSESMPKACSICKSFFVNEKSLLNHVTRVHTSVVSTKLCIVTGRTNKKPDVSAAAASGSEPLAPTLLASSSDPACQIPNLFKHVVNGKLSTSTVLVKKTSLVTSVQGLDKGSVPGILAVFQNQSQAASLTQHMTKGWRSKPSHPCRQCGTVLRQPYLAISHRYLHRGRRLHRCQCGRAFKHRLHLLRHCVQHAEAKSYICVNCGNTFAGARHFAKHMRGKTRKKRRAKCKMPFECGCGQLFYRPSAYIWHQLKNNVKSRRLTKRGK, encoded by the coding sequence ATGTCTGAGGACTGGAGCAGTGATGACTGCGGTGAAGTCACAAATACGTATGTGGAGAATACCGATGTGTGCAAAGCCAAATGTTGGGAGTGTGGTAAACGCTACTGCAGTTTGTACAGCCTGATCTCCCACTACACCAGCCACAACATTGCGGCCACCTGCAACATCTGCAAGGTGACGTTCCAGCGTCTGACGTCGCTTTCCTTACACCTGGAAAACGTGCACTCGCCGCCTCTGTGCATGAAGTGCCGCCGCGGCTTCGGCAGCGTGTGGGAACTGAACAAGCACGCAGAGTCACTTTGTGCACGCCCAAAACGGCAGAGAACTTGCCTAGTCGAAAGCTCACAGAAGGAGAGAACATTGAAAGTCGAAAGCTCACAGGAGGAGAGAACATACGAAGACGAAAGCTCACAGGAGGGGAGGACATACAAAGTTGAAAGCTTACAGGAGGCGAGAACATACAAAGACGTAAGCTTACAGAAGAAAAGAACATACGAAGACGAAAGCTCTCAGGAGGAGAGAACATACAAAGTCAAAAGCTCACAGAATCAAAGGACAATCAAAGTTGAAAGCTCAGAGGAAAGAACATTCAAAGTCAAAAGCTTACAGGAGCAAAAAACATACGAAGACAAAAGCTCACAGGAGGAAAGGACATACAAAGTTGAAAGCTCACTGGAGGTGAGAACTTTCAAAGGCGAACACTTACAGGAGGGAAGACCATACGTACTTGAAAGCTCACAGGAGGAGAGAACACAATTGGACGAAAACTCACAGGAGCAAAAAACATATAAGGTCGAAAGCTCACAGGAGCAGATAACACACTTAGAAGAAAGCTCACAGGAGGAGAGAACATACGAAGTCCATAGCTCACAGGAGGAAAGGACGTACAAAGTTGAAAGCTCACTGGAGGTGAGAACTTTCAAAGTCGAACGCTTACAGGAGCAAAGAACATACGAAGACGAAAGCTCACAGGAGCAGATAACACATTTAGACGAAAGCTCACAGGAGGAGAGAACGTACAAAGTGGAAAGCTCACAGGAGGAGAGGACGTACAAAGTGGAAAGCTCACAGGAGGAGAGGACGTACAAAGTGGAAAGCTCACAGGAGGAGATAACACACTTAGTGGAAAGCTCACAGGAGGAGATAACACACTTAGTGGAAAGCTCACAGGAGGAGAGAACACACTTGGACGAAAGCTCACAGGTGCAAAGAACATACATAGAAGAGTGGGACATGCAGTCATCAGAGAGGCCGGAGACATCAGGACACAGCGTTGAGTACACTCTGGGAGACTGGGACCTGGGGAAGCCCATTGAGTCCGATGAATTCAGCACAGATGAGTCGACAAGCACTGCCTCCGAGAACGAGGACAATTACGACGACGCAGCTTATGCCAAAAGAGCAGAAAGTTATCGCAATGACTCAGAATCTGACTCGAGTTCCACCGATTCCTGCTATGCCGCCGAGACTCCAGCTTCCAGCACACCCAAGGCCGACCCGCCGGGTAACGACGTCTCCATGTGCAACGAGTGCGGCCGAGGACCCTTCAGGTCTTTGAAGCTGCACCGGCTGCACTGCAGTCGTGTCAAAGTCAAATACATGTGCTCCCGCTGCAAGGCGCTCTTCCCCAGCGAAGCGTCTCTCTCGGAACACTACATCCCGCTGTGCTCCTGTGACGACTGCGGCCAGGTGTTCACCAACCGGGACTCCCGCCATCAACATCCGTGCTCCAACAGAGGCAGCTCGCGTCTGATATACTTTTGTTCCGAGTCCATGCCCAAAGCATGTTCCATATGCAAATCTTTCTTTGTCAATGAAAAGAGCTTGTTAAACCACGTCACCAGAGTGCACACGTCAGTTGTCAGCACCAAGTTGTGCATCGTCACGGGGCGGACAAACAAAAAGCCGGACGTCTCCGCAGCGGCCGCGAGTGGTTCTGAGCCCCTTGCTCCAACGCTTCTGGCGTCGAGCAGCGACCCCGCGTGTCAGATCCCTAATTTGTTCAAGCATGTGGTTAACGGCAAGCTTTCCACCTCCACGGTGCTGGTCAAGAAGACTTCTCTTGTCACTTCAGTACAAGGACTGGACAAGGGCTCCGTCCCTGGGATTCTGGCCGTGTTCCAGAACCAAAGCCAGGCGGCGTCTTTGACCCAGCACATGACTAAGGGATGGCGCTCCAAGCCGTCCCACCCCTGCAGGCAATGCGGCACCGTCCTGAGGCAGCCTTACCTCGCCATCAGCCACCGCTACCTCCACCGGGGCCGCCGCCTGCACCGGTGTCAGTGCGGCCGGGCCTTTAAGCACCGGCTGCACCTCCTGCGACACTGCGTGCAGCACGCGGAGGCCAAGAGCTACATCTGCGTCAACTGCGGCAACACCTTCGCGGGAGCCAGACACTTCGCGAAGCACATGAGGGGCAAAACGCGGAAGAAACGTCGGGCAAAGTGCAAAATGCCCTTCGAGTGCGGCTGCGGACAACTGTTTTATCGGCCCTCCGCTTACATCTGGCATCAGCTTAAAAACAATGTGAAAAGCAGACGTTTGACAAAAAGGGGGAAATGA